A stretch of DNA from Salvelinus fontinalis isolate EN_2023a chromosome 17, ASM2944872v1, whole genome shotgun sequence:
CTCTGTTTTATTGTCTATTCTACCTTCACATTTTCTATTCTAGATGGGAAATAACAGGTGAAACGTTGAGCACATGCAAGTTTCTCATGTATCCTTGTTCATTTGTGCTCCGAAAGGCATTTTTATTTTGCTGCTATATAGATGTGGCTTTTAGTTAAGATCTATCTGTATGAGATAACTCAGGTACAGATAGTGCAGACCCGTGCGAACAGGAACACTCTTGGGCCCTGAAGTGTATAGCCTACTCTTTAGGGGCCCTTTGAAGTGTACACTCCACTGTGGTGAGAAGAATAATGCTTCTGTATGCCAGGAGTTCCAATAACGTCAAAATGTTTTACCACAGCAATGTTTATTAGTAGTCTGGAAACCAtgtgtcatatatatatatatatatataaagttgtATAAAACTGTTCATGACATATATGAAGGAAAAGCGCAGTTTGATGAAGGCTCTCTTCTGTTCACTAACACTTTACTTGAAGTCTGTCATAAGGCCTGCGTAACACTGACATAACAGGTGTCATAAGGAGTTTACAGCATATTGGTAGTGTGCCGAATGTAAAGTGTTTATATTGGAAGACTGGAGCGTTAAACAGACGACACTTGTGTTTCAGATTGGGCTTAGTGTGAACATCATGGCAGACTATAAAGCAGGAGCCACAGCAGGTGGCAACCATGTAAACAGGTTTCACCACTGTCTGATACATACAGATACGAGAATGAATGGGAGGCAATGTCAGGTCCTGTCATTCATATGCAATAAAGATTGCCCTACCAAGGTCGCCGCCTTTGGTTTGTGCGCATAATGTCTCCCACAGACAACACACGTTTATCTATAAAGGTTTTTCCTGATCCAAGACTTGGATCGGTCAGATGCAGTAGTGGTCAGTTACACCTGATGAAAGCATGGCAGACAGATGCCATTTGTCAAAAGGCTGGGAGGTCAGTTACAACCATAGACTTGAATAACATCGCATCATTCTATCTGTTCCATTATGGCGTCTGTGAGCATCTCCATTTTGAACTAATCAACTTTCATCTACGAGATGGCAAaaagggtgcatactgccacctagagtgtgttgtttgaacagatAAAAAGCCAAGGAGGGAGATTTACTGCCACCTGGAGTTATGGAATGTTTCCTCACtagtataattcattggctgatccctcctgatgacctggatggaataatctgatccttccttaacccatagaAGGTCCCACCCAGTTGaagtcctcaatggcgctgcctatACTAAAACAAGTCCTTTCTCTATAGTTACATGCTGGAAGATTGAAGAAGGCTTCTTCAGCATGTTGTCTAGTGAGTATACACTCATCAGGAGAGAAAGGGGAAAATGTAAGGCTGTGGATTGAGTGATTAGGAGAGGAGTGTCAGGCCAGTCCAGGGGTATGTGATGGCGCAAtgtcagtccagtccagggttctCCACTGTAGTCTTGTCTCTAAGTCCTCCTGGCTCTGAATGGACCTGAGCTCTAATGTCCATCTGGTTCCAGGTCCTTCTGAACCCTTTCCTGCTCCTACTCCCAACGCTCTGGCTGCTCCTCCCCATTGCCACTGCAGAGCTCCCCGGCCCAGAGTCACTAGAGTCACCCTCCTCTGGAGGTTTGGAGCGGGATGATCGAGAGAGCTGTGGTGGGGAGAAATGATATTGCATAATATCACTATTACTGTAGTGACAGTTACATTATTACTATCACTTTTACTATTAATGTAGGCCTGCTAGTAGTTTAGTCATTGATTAATTAATCAACTACAAGCCTTTctacatactgtgtgtgtgtggtgaacgCTCACCTTTCTGATCCCCGTGATGGTGGTGAATGTTCCATGGTTGGGCTGACACCTGAAGTACCTGTTACCATGGAGACTGCCTTCATTTTCTCCACCTAAAGTTGAATAGGAACAGGTGTTACCAGGGCTGGCTCCAGGAATAAGCAACATAAGTGGCCCCCCAAAGTAAGAAATGTATaagtattatttaaaaaattagaAGCTCAGTCGAGGTCTCAACATACTGTTGAGAGTtaaaatagtagaatacacaaggtgcaagttcAATATGTGTTTGTGCATCAGCAATCtttctcttatgtcagtcacAAAGTCACTCACttgccatgtcagctaacaatttgtagattggtaaattagccagctatctaaacttgtaatcATAGCCGAATACCGACCAGGCACGCAGGGCATGTGCCCAGAGGCCCTGAACTCCAAAGGACCCCCATTGAATTTGTTAGTCGCTCTCACtttgatacactacatgaccaaaagcatgtggacacctgctcatcgaacatctcattccaaaataatgggcattaatatggagttggtcccacctgTGTTGCCATAaccgcctccactcttctgggaaggtttttcactagatgttggaacattgctaagggacttgcttccattcagtcacaagagcattagtgaggttgggcgattaggcctggcttgcagtcggcgttccaattaatcccaaagctgttcgatggggttgaggtcagggctctgtgcaggccagttaagttctcCCACACCGATCAACAAACCTCGTTTTGTGcacgtgggcattgtcatgctgaaaggaaGGAAAGGGCTTTCCCGAACTGTTgccacagaatcatctagaatgttattgcatgcggtagcgttaagatttcacttcactgcaactaaggggcctagtccgaaccatgaaaaacagcccccagaccattattactcCACTGTTATTActtatttaattaatttatttgttacatgcgccgaatacgtagaccttatagtgaaatgcttacttacaagcccttaaccaacaatgcagctttaagaaaaataagtgttaagtagaAAAAAAAGtatcaaataattaaacagcagcagtaaaacaatagtgaggctatatacagggggtaccggtacagagtcaatgtgcgggggcacaggttagtcgaggtaatatataGGTAGAGTTAGTGactacatagataataaacaaagagtagcagcagtgtaagaagggggggggggggggggggggggcaatgcaaatagtctgggtagtagccctttgattagacgttcaggagtcttatggcttgggggtagaagctgttgagaggcctcttggacctagacttggtgctccggtaccgcttgccgtgcggtagcagagagaacagtctatgactagggtggctggagtctgacaatttttaggacattcctctgataccgcctggtatagagatcttGGATGGCAAGAaggttggccccagtgatgtactgggccgtacgcactacactctgcggtcagaggccgagcagttgctataccaggcagtgatgcaaccagtcaggatgctctcgattgtgcagctgtagaaccttttgaggatctgtggacccattccatatcttttcagtctcctgagtgggaataggttttgtcgtgccctctttatgactgtcttggtgtgtttggaccatgttagtttgttggtgatgtggacgccaaggatcttgaagctctcaacctgctccactacagccccattgatgagaatgggggcgtgctcggtcctccttttcctctagtccacagtcatgtcctttgtcttgatcacgttgagggagaggttgttgtcctggcaccacacggccaggtctctgacctcctccctataggctgtctcgttgtcggtgatcagacctaccactgttgcgtCATCGGGAAACTTGATGAGGTCGGGTGTTGAGTGTTGgggtcgtgcctggccatgcagtcatgagtggacagggagtgcaggaggggactgagcacgcacccctgaggggcccacgtgttgaggatcagcgtggcggatgtgttgttatctaccctcaccacctggggacgacccgtcaggaagtccaggatccagttgtagagggaggtgtttagtcccagggtccttagcttagtgatgagctttgatagTGTTaaacgctgagttgtagtcaatgaatagcattctcacataggtgtccttttgtccaggtgggaaagggcagtgttgagtgcaatagagattacatcatccgtggatctgttgggtcgGTATGCAAATTGGGTGGGTCTAGGGTGCATGAAAACATGCATTAGCCTAACATCAATGGTTTGATATTTGAGAATAATTATTTCTAACATCGATAGAGCCTAAACTTTCTAGCACTGTTTTTGAACTGACGCAGTAAGGATAATAAGGGAGTGGTTTGTGACAGACAAGAGCAGCCGCTCACCTATATGTCAGCTCataccacagttacacctccaacaccgCCAAAACATCTGCTATGCGGATGTCGACCAATGCTGGTTAATGCTCTATCTGATTGAATCCAGGCCTTATTTACCAGTATATTTGGTGTTACTGTCACAGTTGTCATGGTGATGAGAATGCCAGACATTCACACACAccataaacacaaactcactggaTGTGTCCAATTCCACTCCGATATAGATGTCTGTAGACTCAGTGTTTTCCAGTGGTCCGATAAACCTCAcagctcctcttctcctctcctctcctcgcctccttctctcCAGCACTACACGGTCATTCACACACAGACGGTGCTTCTTCCTGATATGCACATGCATGCACGAATGGACATACGCACCACACACAGTTAAGTTCTTTAAATCACAATTATTGTGAAATTAGTcattaatacagtataatacggtAATAAACAGAAGAGAAACTAAAGCAAGAATAGAAGTGTACCTGGTGGTTAATGCCCTGGGGTCCAGCCCTCCTGCTGCTTGGACTGTGGACGAGGAGTCAGGACAGTCTGGGGCCAGACACCACCTCTCCTCTTTTGTCtcgtccatctctcccctcagAGGTCCACATGAGGCACTTCTCCTTAGgactttctctctcttctgctcacAAACAACAATATCAATGACCACAAACAAACCACCACAAAAACAGCTCATCATAAAGGCTGTGACATCCTCATGTGTCCATTGTGAAGTATGATAATGAGGTCCAACCTTCAGCGTGTGTTTTCGGTCCGATGTCTGTCCACCCTGCTCAGACGACAGGTtacccttctccctcctcctgactgaaacacaaacacacacaatgtcCTGACATGGtgagcacacagcaaagacagaCTGAAGCTTCACATTCTCCTTGGTCATAATTTCCATGAATAAAACAGACATTCCAATTCGAAGCACTGCTTCATTATGTAAAACGATTGACACCTCTTTCGCTGGGAATGCTGCCACTATGGGAGGAGTGAGGCATGATGGGTAGGGGTTGTGATCCCAGAGCTTCTACAGAGGGTAGAATAAGACTGTTGTTGTCTTCTTgtctcctttctccccctctcgtcttccccctctcatctcctctcctgccttcctttcctctcctctcatcttctcctgGATCCTCCTTCTCATACTCTTTCACACAGGGCAGAACTgctgtctgacacacagagagagaggttggggttgtttgtgtgtatatgtttacGTGAGTGTTGACTTGTGAGAGAGATAATGTGTGTCATACATACCTGTCTCCTCTGAGGGGTGAGGTTGTGAAGGGGGAccagaggagggaggcaggggggTGTGGTGCTaaaggacagaggggggaggcaggggggtGTGGTGTTAGAGCACAGGCTGCCCCTCCCAGAGCTGTATAAGGAGGACACACTGGGGGAGACACTggctgggggagaggggaggtagggggaggaggcggcgagagagatggaggggaggcaGGAGAAGGGAGAGGTGGAGTTGGTCTGGGATCTGTTGGAATCTGATGGACCCACGGGAGCAGCCGGAGCAGTGGACAGAGAGCACATCAGCTCCTCTATTCGGACCCTCTGGACCTCTACGGTCCTGTGCAGACTAAGATATGAGaggaggcgcacacacacacagcagagttaAGCAAAGGTCAGACAAACTCAACCGAAACAGTAAATGGTTAACTTTCTCATAGAGGAGGCAGCTGAAAACTGGTGTGAATCAGGCATGTGACAGTGGGAATTTGTTTGATACAACAGGCCTATGGTTCTCACCGTTGATTCTCGCGCAGTATCTCGGCTATACTCGAGCACAGGTGCACTGCACCTCTCCTCGAACCATTGATGAAGAACAGGACAGCTTGCGAGGCGACCTCCTTGTCCTCCTCAAGAGCCCCTGCCGAACTGCCCACTTGGTATAGGAAGGCAAAAATAATACAGTAGTAGAAAACTATTTGTCTATCACTTTATTACCTTTATTCAGTGGTTTTGTGGCAGTTATTTCAGCACAGCAAACGTGTAGCACAACACACAAATTGTCCCCATCACAGGTGTTCCTATTAAAAAATAATGACTAGCTATAGCGAATGTAGGCTACTTTACCAGTTTGACATGGTTTAGTGACGTTAACTTTAATCAAAGCTTTCGTATTCAAAGAAAAGCATAACTTCCAAAGCTGTAGCCTAGGTACCCGTGCGAGTCCCACCACGACTGAGTGAGCTCCAAATCAATGTTTCCATACCTGTCTGGGACGCACGCGAGTCAAGGTCCGAATCCAACGACCAGGTTCGGTTTCTACTGCGCTCGCGACCACTCATATCCCAGTTCTCTCAATTACAAATGTCTATTGATTTGTTATTGTACTACTCTACTGTAAGCCATGTGTTGCGTTTTTTTCACCAACCCTAGCCGACGTAACTCCACTTGGGGTGCGTAACACCCAATGGAACGCACAGGTGCGCTCGGTTGGCTCGCAATAGTACAGATAGCTTCATGCTTTCTTGGTGAGGGTTTTAGCCTATAATTATTGTAATACGCTTGCTCTGTCTGGTCATTTTAAGCAGGATAATGAAATATGCAAGGTAAAAGCTTAAAACAAGTAGTCTAATCTATAGACAACCTATACATTTTTGAAAGCAACGAAAGTGCATATTTTGAAATAGAGAAACACGtaaataaaaaaagtattttaaaatTCCATTGGCTTTATTGCTCGAGTATGTTTACAGGGTGTTTTCATAAAGTTGTAACACAGCGCCCTCGTGTAGTTGAAAAGCCTCACTTCGCCTTCAGttcctctctcttcaacccaccATGCCAGAGGACGGCACAGGAACGCTGTCTAACCCCCAATACGATATTTACCACAAACCCTAGCCCAGCCACAAATAGTTCATGTTCATAGTTCTGACGATATCCCTGCCCATTTCGGTCCCCTCTGGCATGGCCATCTAGTGACTACCACCCTCACACAACGTTTAAGGGTAGGCTATAGAGTTCTGTTATAAACGAAAGGTGCATGGAGAGAAGAGTACACAGGGACAAACATGCCTAATATTTTTCAAAACATGTGGTGCAAAATAATGCAGATTTCATTCTTTAACAGAAACAATCAAAGCAATTTaacaaaaaaagtatatataaagGAATATCTAGCTAATATATGTCTGTGTTTACTAAAGGGTACTGAAGAGCATTTTAATTTTGAATGAAACTAAGGCAGTGTGggtcagacaggcaggcaggcagggctaCCCTGCTTGTTGCCACTCAGCCACTCCTTTATTCCTCTGCTCTGTTTCCAACTGACTGCACCAGCCTCACCGTGGCAAATTATTCTGTCCCTCCTGGCTAAATAaatatgagagagagtgagtgagaaagagaacgagacagagagaaaccggCAGGTTCGATTCTGGGTATGAGACTTTTCCTGTGTTACGACAACGTCTTCGTGGCAGCCTTTGATTCCATGGTCTCCGAGGCGACGGCTGGTTCTGTGGTGGCTGAAGCGGGAACTGTGGCACCAGGAAGGGTCTGCTGCTCTGGGGCGGGGGTGACTGTGGAAAGGGTGAGGGGGGTGAAGGAGGAGACGTCGACAGGGGGAAGGGATGTTACCCCTTGGGGCAGGAGGGGGAGCTGGGACAGCATGACAggcaggggggggaggggggctagACTGGGCAGGTTCAGAGGAGGGAAGGGTGCGAGTGGAGGGAATCCTGAaatggaggggggaggaagggtcaggtgagagagaagagagagatctgTAGTTGAACACAGAAATAATCACACTGGTACATAATACGTTAATGCCTGGGGGTGGAAGCCCACTGTTAGCATTAGCTGTATAAACCTGCTGTTCCAGGTGGCAGTAGCCCGCTAATACCTGCTAGCGATACAGCGCTGAGGTCTGGTAGTGCGGTGAGGTTGAGGTTGGGGAGGTTTGGGAATGGGGGCAGGCCGCCCGGGAGAGGCACCAGACCTACATTAGCACACAAATAAACATACTTAATCAGTGTAGAAAAGGTATTGTGTGCAAGATTAGATCGTTTCAATTCGATCTTGAAATATAATTCTGAAGAGGCGTGTACTGACCTGGTAGCGTGGTGGCGGGGTTGAAGGTCGTGGAGGCTGGGTTTAGGGGGCTAAGGGATGTGGGCAGCAGGGGAACGGTGGGGAGACCTGGAAAAGAAAGAGTGAGAATATGAGCAGTTAGGACACAGTTGTATagtagagagaggaccaggggTTGGCAAACTACATCCCGCAGGCGCCAGCAGGAAGTTTGAGTAGAAAATGTCAGAAATAAGTCATTATTTTGggtagaaaatatatattttaaatactcCAGGCCCCACTAACATTTAAAACTAAATAGAACTTAATAAATGATAAAGGACCTAcagcgcattcagaaagtattcagaccccttgtccttttccactttgttacattacagccatatTATTTTCCCTTATCTACAcataatagcccataatgacaaagcaaaaacaagttgatatattattgcaaatgtattaataataaaaaaacagaaatacattatttacataagtattcagaccctttgctatgacactcgaaattgagttcaggtacatcctgtttccattgat
This window harbors:
- the LOC129813925 gene encoding uncharacterized protein LOC129813925; this encodes MCSLSTAPAAPVGPSDSNRSQTNSTSPFSCLPSISLAASSPYLPSPPASVSPSVSSLYSSGRGSLCSNTTPPCLPPLSFSTTPPCLPPLVPLHNLTPQRRQTAVLPCVKEYEKEDPGEDERRGKEGRRGDERGKTRGGERRQEDNNSLILPSVEALGSQPLPIMPHSSHSGSIPSERVRRREKGNLSSEQGGQTSDRKHTLKKREKVLRRSASCGPLRGEMDETKEERWCLAPDCPDSSSTVQAAGGLDPRALTTRKKHRLCVNDRVVLERRRRGEERRRGAVRFIGPLENTESTDIYIGVELDTSSGENEGSLHGNRYFRCQPNHGTFTTITGIRKLSRSSRSKPPEEGDSSDSGPGSSAVAMGRSSQSVGSRSRKGFRRTWNQMDIRAQVHSEPGGLRDKTTVENPGLD